gatattttgtatcttttgacctagacatgctatggtcttgaacttttggtgacagatagcttgtgatgtaaggaagaaatgATGTACATTTGAGGCACCTAGCTGTAGCGGCTtactttggaactgcaggggcaattttgtcaaaatcttccaaggaacgtaacggaacataggaacaaaGGATTTCCAAAATATGTAGCATGCAGGtttctttggcagagatgtacattatgaagtgaacattatgcaaatttggacttgatttgcatacctaatgaggaaaatctatattcacAGTGTTTACTATTATatgactcaaatacatgtacgacAGTTTGTGACAGGTGGAAGATTAACAGTTGCCAATGATGCAAATAAatctctaatttgcataattaaagtgAAAGTGTCTGAAGTACCGCAGCATTGCAGGAAGACGTGCTCTTGGTAAAAGTAGTGTGGTATAGTCCATGGTCAGTTAGAGAGTCGTCCCGGCGAATGGCTTCTTATGGGGAGGAATATCTGGGATTGATCAACGGAAGAATTCAGGGGGAGGATCATTAGTGATGGATAGGGGTGTGGCATGAAGAAATTAAAAAATACCCCAAAGGGatatttcacggaggttgaGATCTTTGATTTCTCGTTTCAGAAAGCTACAACGGGTACGTGTACGTGGACTCGGACAAGATCGTCTTTGGCCAGAGGCAATTTAGCAAGCCTTTTGGTGTCGCTGTGTCCGCTGACAACGAGATATTCGTAACTGATGCAGAAAACTGTCGAGTCCAAGTCCATCGCATAGATGGGGAATTCCTCCGCTCATTCCAAACGGCAGTTAATGGTGAACAGAAAATGTTCCCTTGCGATGTCGCTATCGACGGAAATTCTGATTTGTGGGTAGTCGGGAAAATCATTTATGACAGGCACACACACGCGTTTTATGTGGTACAGTACAATCGTGATGACGGCCTTCCAATTAGAAATTTTAAATTTGACGACCTTCGACTTCATCCTACCATTGCCATAGACGTACATTCAAACAAAATCATCCTGGCTGGCATGGATGAAATTTTCATTTACAAATTAGATGGCTCGCTCTATCATAGGTTTCGAAAGGAACAGAGAGACCACTTTTCATTTGTGGCATCAAATAAGGGACGTATTTTTGTTTCCGAAAAGGAGTTTGTCCAGGTCTACAATCACTCTGGAGATTCCTTGTTTAAATTTAAAACCGATGGACTTGGTAAAATAACGGCTCCTGTTATTCTTTTAGATTCCTGGGGTCACATTTTGGTGGCATATCCACTAACCGAACGTGTGGACATGTTTACCAGCCAGGGTGAATTTGTTCGCACCGTGGTCAAAACACCACTACCCACGCGTATTGCTATCGGGCCACGTGGACATTTGGTGGTTACCAACATATTTGACAACACTGTCACAATCTTTCCACCCCAGACGCCATTTGTGTAAacttttttaccttttgccaggtcatatcaaatatttgcaaaagGTCATGTTTTTGGCTGCTTTGCGAGTAACTTTGTGTCTGTAATCAGTTTAACTCAATAATGCATCGTTGGATTGCgttgatatttggcaggtgggaATTTGTCAATACAAGCGCGACTGGCGCCTTGTTAAGGTACTGTAGTGGAATATCgggttttgtatttttcagatttcataatgtgtgtttgtgtaacaaaaattggagaaagaatacagaatacatcttacaattctactaataaCATAGGATGATAATATTCTACTAATTagacaatataggataataagaaaaaaaactgtatacaATCAGGTGGAGCTAAACTtgagtgtcactatcttttctaatcacaaagcaatcttttatgtatttatctatcttagcattatgataGCTGTCGGATCTAAAGTatttgaccttatttgtttgcaaAAGGAGGCTGGATTTGAATATCTATTTTTGTTCTTCATTTCATGAGAGAATGAGTtaatttcaagatgaccacaccttTTTCAACTTTATAGATTTTTCATCTACTAAAGATAGTGAAATACTGTATGTTTCATACATAATATGTTTTACCTGCTACATTTATTAATTGCTAAAGATTTTCACAGCAGATTTCATTCTTCATCACAAGATATTACCTTTCGTATCTTCTAAAGATAGTGAtagaacatttttcttcatacataaTTATAAGATGTTCTATTTGTCATCCACTAAAGAAAGTGACAGCAGATTTTATTCTTCATACATAAAATGTTCCAAATTTTATCTGCTCAAGATAGTGACAGTAGATTTTATTCTTCATACATAAGATGTTCAATATTTTTATCTGCTTAATATAATGACAGCagattttattctacatttataagatgtttgattttttatcTGCTTAATGTAGTGACAGTAGATTTAATGTAGTGACAGTAGATTTTATTCTTTATACACAAGATGTTCAATATTTTATCTGCTTAATAAAGTGAcagctagggctgggtaccggtacagaaaattcaggtccaggtccggttcaggtccaaaggatcaggtccaggtccggacctgaacctggacctgattcaataTGACttataccaatggtccatttcactacaaagaaatctgtttagtGGAGtgttagacttacactggcgttttaaaatcctacaacgctaaatgcacctgtgcgattggctgtaaaacctggtagaaattactataaactctagtctacttcactcttgttattttcttccacctgcaagcgccaaaacgtgtgaatgcctgataaaataatctgttaattttctaatcggtccaacatccggtccggtttttctggaccggtccaataagaactagagttcggcgacctcatacctccatgaaaatttagagctttcgtaaatttcatgcaattgactaacacattaacataatttatgcatggtatttttcatcattgactaacgtacacatgtcacaattataaaattcccattattaatcataaagcgtttttgcaatttttacataaattatgcaaataagttcctcattaccatatttggtatctgcttatattccacctatcatagttaacatgtattacatttattgaagtccagttattgaaaacaatggaattatacaatttcctcattaattatgcaaattaattcctcatttgcataaaatgtatatcattatgaacatctttgcataAGGTaaccgcatgcctaatatgatgccaatccatcaatcctttctgtagttatcctctttagaatgtcttgacaaaaacgcccctgcagttccgaaattgaatgttagggggctgaaacctgccccactttgtcatgacacttcaagctatctaccagccaaatgtcaagaccatatcacatccaggacaagagatacattgaaaaaactgccatggtataatatcctcattaattatgcaaatgtactcctattttgcataattagtatttaatcttgtacaacattgtctaaggtacctacataccaaaaatcatgaaaatccgttgttcccttcttgagttatcctcgtcagaagtttttgacaaaaatgcccctgctatccccaaactagacgctagggggcccaaacgtacgtcattttttcctgagcacaagagctatataatacttaaaaatcttgaccatagcatattcagaacaccgagatggcaaaaccggaagttgcgctgcagtaccaaggccacacaccagggggcccaaaattgaccttgaccttcgtcttcccaacccctacccacataccaaatatcatcgtagtccatcaagaggttctcaagttatgatgaccacaaatatgcggacacacagacacacacacaaacacacacacacacaaacacacaaacacacacacagacacactcaaaactatacctccattttttcatggaggtaaaaaccggttttgtaccggtacactgtaccgatacccagccctagtgacaGCAGATTTTATTCTTCATACATAAGATGTTCAATATTTTTATCTGCTTAATATAATGACAGCagattttattctacatttataagatgtttgattttttatcTGCTTAATATAGTGACAGCAGATTTTATTCTTCATACACAAGATGTTCAATATTTTTTATCTGCTTAAGACAGTGACaacacattttattcttcatacataaaatgtttaatttgtttttatctaCTTAAGATAGTGACAGTAGATTTTATTCTTCATATATAAGATGTTCAATTATCTATCTGTTAAAGATAGTGACAACAGATTCTTCTTCATACATAAGATGTTTAATATTTTTATCTGCTAAAGATAGTGATAGCAGATTTTATTATTCATACATATAAGATGTTCAATATTGTATCTGCTATAGAAAGTGACAGCAGATTTTTATCTTCATACATATAAGATGTTCAATATTCTATCTGCTATAGAAAGAGACAGCAGATTTTATTCTAATTTCATAAGATGTTCGTTTTTTAACTGCTAAAGGTAGTGACAGCAGATTTTATTCTTCATGCATAAGATGTTCATTTTTCATCCACTAAAGATAGTGACAACAGATTTTATTCTTCATACATAAGATGTTCAATCTTTTTATCTACTAAAGGTAGTACTTTATTCTTCTCATATACGATGCTCAATGTTCCATCTGCTAAAGACAATGACATCAGATGTTATTCTTCATACATAAGATCTTAAATATCTATCTGCTTATATTAGGATAGTGACAGCAGATTTTATTCTCCATACATaagatgtttaatttttttatcttCTAAAGATAgtgaaaacagatttttttcttcatacataaGATGTTCAATTTTTTATCTGCTAAAGACAATGACAGCAGATTTAATTCTTCATACACAAGATGTTCAATATATGTTTATCTGCTAAAGATAGTGACAGCAGATTTTATTCTTCatacataaaatgtaaaattttttCATCTGCTCAAGATAGTGACAGCAGATATTAACCTTAATACATAAAAtgttcatttaatttttttatctgCTTAAGACAAGGAAATCAGATTtggcacacacaaaaatttgGTACCTAAATTGACATGTTCTTTATACACAAGATGTTCAATATTTTTATCTGCTTAATATAATGACAGCAGATTTTATTCTACATATAtaagatgtttgattttttatcTGCTTAATATAGTGACAGCAGATTTTATTCTTCATACACAAGATGTTCAATATTTTTTATCTGCTTAAGACAGTGACAACAAATTTTATTCTTCATACATAAAATGTTTAATCTATTTTTATCTACTTAAGATAGTGACAGTAGATTTTATTCTTCATATATAAGATGTTCAATTATCTATCTGTTAAAGATAGTGACAACAGATTCTTCTTCATACATAAGATGTTTAATATTTTTATCTGCTAAAGATAGTGATAGCAGATTTTATTATTCATACATATAAGATGTTTAATATTGTATTTGCTACAGAAAGAGACAGCAGATTTTATTCTATTCATCAGATGTTCGTTTTTTAACTGTTTAAGATAGTGACAGCAGATTTTATTCTTCATACATAAGATGTTCAATCTTTTTATCTACTAAAGATAGTACTTTATTCTTCTCATATACGATGCTCAAGGTTCCATCTGCTAAAGACAATGACATCAGATGTTATTCTTCATACACAAGATCTTAAATTTCTATCTGCTTATATTAGGATAGTGACAGCAGATTTTATTCTCCATACAtaagatgtttgatttttttatcttCTAAAGATAGTGACAACAgattttttcttcatacataagatgttcaatttttttatctGCTAAAGACAATGACAGCAGATTTAATTCTTCATACACAAGATGTTCAATATATGTTTATCTGCTAAAGATAGTGACAGCAGATATTAACCTTCATACAtacttcactttcactttcactttcaatgttcatttgattttttatttGCGTAAGACAAGGACCTCAGATTTGGCACACAAGAAAAATTAGTACCTAAATTGACATGTTCAGAACCAATTTGGCGACATTGTTTACAGCGGTTAAATCTTCCAGCATGGCCAACATACAAGCTAGCAAGGTTCTTGCCTTTCTTCGACATTTGTATTATTATCTTTAATTATCATTGTTTTCTTTCGCATTTTGCATTTGCTGTAATGTGAAAAAGTAAACAGTACAGATTGTGACTGTGCTAAGGTAATCACTATTTCTATTATCAATACATGTTTGACTTACTACATTCTCTTTGGTTTAGCAATGATAGTTATGGTACCCAAggggcacccccccccccccccggcatTGGAACATGGGGCGCCCGGGATAGTAAAGGTATCCAGCAAGCAACCAAATTGTGCTGACAATAATGTATGGGACTTTTGTTATCATACTAGGCTAGCTTTATTCCAAAATAGACTCAATGAGTGAGCTAAAAATCGATAAATTCCGAAATACGGTCAAAAACACCTGATTGATTGAAACCGGACCCAATATTTATAAGGAAAGTTGAGGCCAACCTCATCAAACGGGTACcttaattttgattttaatagAATAAAAGGAATGGACAGAGTCGCTTATTCTACCAGATcgaattcaaaatggcgtctcTGGACGTTCTTTCAGCCACTTGGCTAACCCAGGGTTGGAGGTCACGTGCTCCATGACCTTCTTCAGTCCAGAAAACTCGTCCACATCCGGGACTTTCATCCAGGTTCCCACCAAAGTCGCCATGTTAAAGAAGGTGATATCAGCCAAGGTTAGctggaaaacatttcaaagtTTGCATTAGTATCAACTACTGACGTCATACCCTCGCAGACAACGTCCTCAGGTCACGTGCAGAACAAAGAGGTTTCTTATTCAAACCTGACGAAGGCTGTAACAGAGACACTCGTAAAATCTGACATATTATCTATTATTGACGCAAATCTTCAGATGGAGATTCTTGTAGCCAAGAACGTTAACCTTTCTTAAAACAACTAGAGTGGATTCAAGTGGCATAGTATAATGGATGTAGGTATTGAAAGGGATACATtttaaatagaatacaacatttaACATAAGGGTCTTTAAATGGAAGAATGTCTGTATGTACCTCATTGCCAACGAAGTGCAAACTGTCGCCGACCAGGTTATTTAGGCAGGTAAAGAACTGGGGCAGGAAAGTGTCCTCATACTTTTTCGTCCTTTCAATCTGTTGCAGTAAATGTATAAATAGATTTAATATAGAAAAGTACAACAATAGTGCGCACGTGTGAGCTCTTATGACGAAAACTACAAATGGAACTGAAATGGTGGctggaaattttggaaatatttgcAACACATTTCAGGCTGTCGATGTTGTGAATTAGATAAAGTTCAAAGAACTGACGATAAGGAGAACATTGCTGTGGACATAGACTTGTCGTGACCTTTTTGTCCTCGTCCTTCTCAAAGTACGCGGCATAGCCTTTGCTCCCCATCTCTTCCATACCGTCCATAATCATGTCGACTCGAGCCTGCTCCAGTGGAGTCTTACCAGCCAAACCTACATGGACAGTGAACCAGTTCAGCGATCAAACAATGTCATCGGGTACAATGTACGACAAGCTGTCctgaaaaggcaaaaatacctATACTGGTTTGATTTTGGTTTTGTATTCGGCTAgtatagagagaaatacagcTACACAACTAGACAGAGGCTATAATCAAGGGCTTGCCCTGGTAACAGCACAATATCCaataaacaaaatacatgtaaacggTTACATTGCGTTCACAGATACATGCTGTTTACGAAAGAGCTAGCTGATAGGTTATACAGACAATGCAGAGTGGGGAATTACTTTAGATATGGAGACGATCTGTGTTTACTAAGTAGCTTAGCAAGCGATACTAGGAGGCTACATTGGTTTAGAAAAGTTACAGTCAACAACATTAGCGTTCGACAACATTGACCATGGGAAGCTCCTGTGTAGCCTGGCAAGGTTGGGCGTAAGACGAAACCTTTGGGCATGCATCTCTAGCTACCTGAGTGGTCGCAACCAGCGCGTGAAATGGGGAGGATGTGTCTCGGATTCGCGACCCGTTCTAGCTGGCACACCCCAGGGAGGAATATTGTCGCCGACGTTATTTGTCATAGCTATGAACTGTCTGGACGAAAACATCCACCCCAGTGTTACCCCAGTGAAGTATGCGGATGACCTGACTAACTCTGAGTGTCTAATGGGATCTCTTCCTGGTATCCTACAAACCTCTATGACTGCTGTAGAGTCATGGGCTGCTTCATACAGCATGGGAGCAAacgcaaagaaaacaaaagacatgGTGATAAGCTGCCGCAGAGTTCCAGTTAATCCCCCACCGCTTATGCTGGGTGGTCAGCCAGTGGAAAGAGTCACGAAATTCAAACTTCTGGGAGTTATCGTTACCCATGATCTTACTTGGGACGAACAAGTTAAAAGTATGGTATCCAAAGCACAACCACGGATACACTACCTACGCCTTGCTAAAAGGGCCGGACTACCCTCTGACTTACTACTAACTATCTATACCTCATTCATCCGGCCAATTGTGGAGTATGGATCacctgtgtggggagggcttCCAAAGACCCTGTCGGAtgaactggaaaaaaatcaaaaactaTGCTGCAAAAATCATTGGCGTGGACCATCATCTACTCCCCACACTACAGTCCAGGCGACACGAGGCCTCTATGCGCGAGCTGCAGCGGATCCTGAAGGACCCGACACATCCCTGCAGACAGTTTCTGCCCCCTGTTGTAAAAACTCAATACAACCTACGTCGCAATGTGGAAATGAAAACGCCACATAGTAAAACAAGTCGACACAAGATGTCGTTTGTACCGCGGACACTAGCCCAAAAAGCTTTATCTAAATGTTGATGTAAATATGTTTTAAgattttatattgatatctCGCTTCTTTCTCAAATTGTCAATATGTATAACGCTGGTGACTGAAGTGCTATTTTGTGTTATGATATGTtgtgtaaaatcaatgcaattcagcccctatgggggctgcaaagttgattgtaataaagtttcaagtttcaagtttcaagtaGAAGAGGGAGGGGGAAGAAAGGGAGGGAAAGAAAagctcacacatgcacacaaacacggagagagag
The sequence above is drawn from the Branchiostoma floridae strain S238N-H82 chromosome 4, Bfl_VNyyK, whole genome shotgun sequence genome and encodes:
- the LOC118413722 gene encoding glutathione S-transferase 1-like, giving the protein MSFVFFAFAPMLYEAAHDSTAVIEVCLAGKTPLEQARVDMIMDGMEEMGSKGYAAYFEKDEDKKIERTKKYEDTFLPQFFTCLNNLVGDSLHFVGNELTLADITFFNMATLVGTWMKVPDVDEFSGLKKVMEHVTSNPGLAKWLKERPETPF